A window of the Catharus ustulatus isolate bCatUst1 chromosome 23, bCatUst1.pri.v2, whole genome shotgun sequence genome harbors these coding sequences:
- the LOC117006626 gene encoding somatotropin-like, producing MPLSSLFANAVLRAQHLHLLAAETYKEFERSYIPEDQRHTNKISQIASCYSETIPAPTGKEDAQQKSFQDMELLRFSLVLIQSWLTPVQYLSKVFTNNLVFGTSDRVYEKLKDLEEGIQVLMRGLEERSPRGAQLLKLTYEKFELHLRGEDALLKNCGLLSCFKKDLHKVETYLKVMRCRRSGEGSCAL from the exons ATGCCCCTGTCCAGCCTGTTTGCCAACGCTGTGCTGAGGGCTCAGCACCTTCACCTCCTGGCTGCTGAGACCTACAAGGAGTTT GAACGCAGCTACATCCCAGAGGACCAAAGGCACACCAACAAAATCTCCCAGATAGCCTCCTGCTACTCGGaaaccatccctgctcccacagggaaGGAGGATGCCCAGCAGAAATCG tttcaGGACATGGAGCTTCTCCGGTTTTCCCTGGTTCTCATCCAGTCCTGGCTGACCCCGGTGCAGTACCTGAGCAAGGTGTTCACAAACAACTTGGTTTTTGGCACCTCAGACAGGGTGTATGAAAAGCTAAAGGACCTGGAAGAAGGGATCCAAGTTCTGATGAGG gggctggaggagcgGAGCCCGCGGGGCGCGCAGCTGCTCAAACTCACCTACGAGAAATTCGAGCTCCACCTGCGCGGCGAGGACGCGCTGCTCAAGAACTGCGGACTCCTGTCGTGCTTCAAAAAGGACCTGCACAAGGTGGAGACCTACCTGAAGGTGATGAGGTGCCGGCGCTCTGGAGAGGGCAGCTGCGCCCTCTGA
- the CD79B gene encoding LOW QUALITY PROTEIN: B-cell antigen receptor complex-associated protein beta chain (The sequence of the model RefSeq protein was modified relative to this genomic sequence to represent the inferred CDS: substituted 1 base at 1 genomic stop codon): MFPCPEHXNMADLSTRLWLLQVTLWLMALLTGGISANKNNIGNSTAGTCPLLYQNLRYVAIKKNMPISFICYTEEVQLNQWYKIEKKRNDLSVLDQNMPSYSIERTNISINLTLFRATFEDSGIYVCDRKGMLQKDELHSCGTELRVLGTSSIKQLQNRNTLKDAIIIIQSILLVIFISIPILLFLDKGEEKKSPEEDHTYEGLEVEQMATYEDITPFRDVKAKWTVGEHPGEE, encoded by the exons ATgtttccctgccctgagcactgAAATATGGCTGATCTGAGCACgaggctctggctgctccaggtgaccctcTGGTTGATGGCTCTGCTCACAG GTGGGATCTCagcaaacaagaacaacatcgGGAACAGCACAG CTGGCACGTGTCCCCTGCTGTACCAGAACCTGCGGTACGTGGCCATCAAGAAGAACATGCCCATCAGCTTCATCTGCTACACCGAGGAGGTCCAGTTAAATCAGTGGTACAAGATAGAAAAGAAGAGGAATGACCTCTCTGTGCTGGATCAGAACATGCCTAGCTACAGCATCGAGAGAACGAACATCTCCATCAACCTCACCCTCTTCAGGGCCACCTTTGAGGACAGCGGGATCTACGTGTGTGACAGGAAGGGCATGCTGCAGAAGGACGAGCTGCATTCGTGTGGGACAGAGCTCCGGGTCTTGG GTACCAGCAGCATCAAGCAGCTCCAGAACAGGAACACACTGAAAGAtgccatcatcatcatccagtCCATCCTGCTTGTCATCTTCATCAGCAtccccatcctcctcttcctAGATAAG ggtgaagagaagaaaagtcCAGAGGAGGACCACACCTATGAG gggctggaggtggAGCAGATGGCCACCTACGAGGACATCACTCCTTTCCGGGACGTGAAGGCAAAGTGGACCGTGGGGGAACACCCAGGTGAAGAGTGA